In the genome of Manis javanica isolate MJ-LG chromosome 17, MJ_LKY, whole genome shotgun sequence, one region contains:
- the HRC gene encoding sarcoplasmic reticulum histidine-rich calcium-binding protein, giving the protein MGHLGPWLHTSVLWAAAASLLLPPAMTQQLRGAGPGPSNWNNNAGVPGPSEDTSGKFGHPIHSHRGQVDENKGVSTEGGHQFQSHRDHGEEDEDVSREYGHSHGLQGHRYQGHEVGDENVSDEEVFTERAWQAHGHRGHVNEDTDDSAEHGHHVPSHRTHGHRDEDEDEDEVVSSEHHHHIIRHVHGGHREEEGDEDEEEEGVSTEYRHYTHKHQGHGKEEAEDVSDEHHHHVPGHGHQGHLKEEEEDVFSTEYRYQAHRHGGHGEEGDGISEEHHHHILSHRHQDRGDTENEAGPPERWHQGPGHTHDLGDEEEEEEEITVKFRHHVASYQPHAHKSWGEEGFPGEADAPIPGPQQHGDAEEEGEDFSVRLGHQAASRRERGHRDEGTGHRGSTKEVSPQPPEHTEVKGKDNLKDRDSEEESEEEKEEERGSHEQDEDGPEQGEGPRHGRRDQEDAEDEEEGHGLSLFQGEQEREEEGGDGERRGERAEVHAPLSQGQQEEEEEEGLEEELPFTIIPNPLARKEVAGGGSSEERGEDAGPQDAQEYENYQPGSLCGYCTFCNRCTECENCHCDEENMGEHCDQCQHCQFCYLCPLVCETVCSPGSYVDYFSSSLYQALADMLETPES; this is encoded by the exons ATGGGCCACCTTGGGCCATGGCTGCACACCTCTGTCCTCTGGGCTGCTGCGGCCAGCCTGCTCCTCCCCCCGGCCATGACCCAGCAGCTGAGAGGGGCCGGGCCAGGCCCCAGCAACTGGAACAACAATGCAGGCGTCCCAGGGCCCTCAGAGGACACGTCCGGCAAGTTTGGCCACCCCATCCACAGCCATAGAGGCCAAGTAGATGAGAACAAGGGTGTTTCCACAGAGGGTGGGCATCAATTTCAGAGCCACAGAGACCACGGAGAAGAGGATGAAGATGTCTCCAGGGAATATGGTCACAGTCACGGACTCCAAGGCCACAGGTACCAAGGGCATGAGGTCGGAGACGAGAACGTCTCTGATGAGGAGGTCTTCACAGAGCGTGCGTGGCAGGCCCACGGGCACAGAGGCCATGTGAATGAAGACACGGACGATTCAGCTGAGCATGGCCACCACGTCCCTAGCCACAGGACTCATGGCCATCGAGATGAGGATGAAGATGAGGACGAAGTTGTGTCCAGTGAGCATCACCATCATATCATCAGGCATGTACACGGAGGCCACAGAGAGGAAGAGGGTGAtgaagatgaggaggaggagggtgtcTCCACTGAGTACAGACACTACACTCACAAGCACCAAGGCCACGGGAAGGAAGAGGCGGAGGATGTCTCAGATGAGCATCACCATCATGTCCCTGGCCACGGACATCAAGGCCacttaaaagaagaagaagaagatgtATTCTCTACTGAGTATAGATACCAGGCCCACAGGCACGGAGGCCACGGGGAGGAAGGGGATGGCATCTCCGAGGAACACCATCACCACATCCTCAGCCACAGACACCAAGACCGTGGAGACACGGAAAATGAGGCTGGGCCCCCTGAGCGCTGGCACCAGGGTCCCGGACATACCCACGACCTTggagatgaggaggaggaggaggaggagatcaCAGTCAAGTTCCGCCACCATGTCGCAAGCTACCAACCCCACGCCCACAAGAGCTGGGGGGAGGAGGGCTTCCCAGGCGAGGCCGACGCACCGATCCCCGGCCCTCAGCAGCATGGAGACGccgaggaggagggggaggactTCTCTGTCAGGCTGGGCCACCAGGCTGCCAGCCGCAGGGAACGAGGCCACAGAGATGAAGGGACTGGCCACAGAGGGTCCACCAAAGAGGTTAGCCCCCAGCCCCCGGAACATACGGAGGTTAAGGgtaaagataatttgaaggaTAGAGATTCCGAGGAGGAAtcagaagaggagaaggaagaggagcgCGGCTCCCATGAGCAAGATGAGGATGGTCCAGAGCAGGGAGAAGGCCCCCGCCATGGCAGGCGGGACCAGGAGGATGCGGAAGACGAGGAGGAAGGTCATGGTCTCAGCCTCTTCCAGGGGGAGCAGGAGCGGGAGGAGGAAGGGGGCGATGGGGAGAGGCGGGGAGAGAGGGCTGAGGTTCACGCCCCCCTGAGCCAAGGCcaacaggaggaggaagaagaggaggggctggaggaagagctcCCCTTCACCATCATCCCCAACCCACTGGCCAGGAAGGAGGTGGCTGGAGGGGGCAGCAGTGAGGAGCGTGGTGAGGACGCTG GTCCGCAGGACGCCCAGGAGTACGAGAACTACCAGCCGGGGTCCCTGTGTGGCTACTGCACCTTCTGCAAC AGATGCACTGAATGTGAAAACTGTCACTGCGATGAGGAGAACATGGGAGAGCACTGCGACCAGTGCCAG CACTGCCAGTTCTGCTACCTCTGCCCGCTGGTCTGCGAAACTGTCTGCTCACCCG GAAGCTACGTCGACTATTTCTCCTCGTCCCTATACCA GGCCCTAGCGGACATGCTGGAAACTCCAGAATCCTGA